From one Streptomyces spiramyceticus genomic stretch:
- a CDS encoding alkaline phosphatase family protein, producing MKPRALPDRTPARSRTWRATAAGIFSTLALVAAFGVSDSSAAQAPAPAALPSYDHVVVVVFENKQYGEIIGSANAPYINQLANAGASLTAMKALTHPSQPNYFNLFSGATQGITGDGCYTPQSMSAANLGQELIAAGKTFATYNEDLPSEGSTVCTSGQYAQKHNPWFAFKNVPLNTGKTWAQFPKSDFSQLPHLSFVVPNQCNDMHSCPVSTGDTWVKNNLDAYAQWAKANNSLLVLTWDEDNFLGSNQIATVFSGAKVKQGKYSSAYNHYNLLRTFEDLFGTTHAGNAASATPISEVFGDGTTPPPDGDLKVSNPGTQTCKFNQSCTIQITATGGKPPLKYSATGLPFGLSIDSATGRITGKPWQTGTLQITATATDSAGASSNAAFPLTVNWF from the coding sequence ATGAAACCAAGAGCCTTGCCGGACCGGACACCGGCCCGGTCCAGGACGTGGCGGGCAACCGCCGCCGGGATCTTCAGCACCCTGGCCCTGGTCGCTGCCTTCGGCGTATCCGATTCGAGCGCCGCGCAGGCCCCCGCGCCCGCCGCGCTGCCCAGTTACGACCACGTCGTAGTCGTCGTCTTCGAGAACAAGCAGTACGGCGAGATCATCGGCAGCGCCAACGCGCCGTACATCAACCAGCTCGCGAACGCGGGCGCCAGCCTCACCGCCATGAAGGCCCTGACCCACCCCAGCCAGCCGAACTACTTCAACCTCTTCTCCGGCGCCACCCAGGGCATCACGGGCGACGGCTGCTACACCCCGCAGTCGATGAGCGCCGCCAACCTCGGGCAGGAACTGATCGCCGCGGGCAAGACCTTCGCCACGTACAACGAAGACCTGCCGAGCGAGGGGTCCACGGTCTGCACCAGCGGTCAGTACGCGCAGAAGCACAACCCCTGGTTCGCCTTCAAGAACGTGCCCCTCAACACCGGAAAGACCTGGGCGCAGTTCCCGAAGAGCGATTTCTCCCAGCTGCCTCATCTGTCGTTCGTCGTCCCCAACCAGTGCAACGACATGCACTCGTGCCCGGTCAGCACCGGAGACACCTGGGTGAAGAACAACCTCGACGCCTACGCGCAGTGGGCCAAGGCCAACAACAGCCTGCTGGTGCTCACGTGGGACGAGGACAACTTCCTCGGCTCCAACCAGATCGCCACGGTCTTCTCCGGCGCCAAGGTCAAGCAGGGCAAGTACAGCAGCGCGTACAACCACTACAACCTGCTGCGCACCTTCGAGGACCTCTTCGGCACCACCCACGCCGGCAATGCGGCGAGCGCCACCCCCATCAGCGAGGTCTTCGGCGACGGTACGACTCCGCCGCCGGACGGGGACCTGAAGGTGTCCAACCCGGGTACGCAGACCTGCAAGTTCAACCAGAGCTGCACGATCCAGATCACCGCCACCGGCGGAAAACCACCCCTCAAGTACAGCGCCACCGGACTGCCGTTCGGCCTGAGCATCGACAGCGCCACCGGCCGTATCACCGGCAAACCCTGGCAGACCGGCACACTCCAGATCACCGCAACGGCCACCGACTCCGCCGGAGCCTCGTCGAACGCGGCCTTCCCGCTGACCGTCAACTGGTTCTGA
- a CDS encoding TolB family protein produces the protein MSIRARLLVLVLVTAVLVVVAAVVTLRAADRAAERDQARPGEPGAQTGVVTLRQPKRLLFRNLAWGPQRDHVSSVPLATPAGPRTSAPRNCLRFHAAAGTGICLRATGGVVPGHEAVLLDARLRPVRTFPVPGMPTRARVSPSGRLVAWTVFVSGDSYAGSAFSTRTAVYDSRTGSLRPDLEKFAVIKDGRRHRAADHNFWGVTFAADDNRFYATLATRGRTYLVEGDLGRRTLRTLRENVECPSLSPDGTRVAFKKRVPGASASTPWRLYVLDLRTGRETALAERRSVDDQALWLNGRTLLYALPGDFGADLWSVPADGGGTPRMAVKSGTSPAVLP, from the coding sequence ATGAGCATCAGGGCTCGGCTGCTCGTCCTCGTGCTCGTCACCGCCGTCCTGGTCGTGGTCGCGGCCGTCGTCACCCTGCGGGCCGCCGACCGCGCGGCCGAACGTGATCAGGCCAGACCGGGCGAACCAGGCGCCCAAACCGGTGTGGTGACGCTGCGTCAGCCAAAGCGGCTGCTCTTCCGCAACCTGGCCTGGGGCCCGCAACGCGATCACGTCTCCTCCGTCCCGCTGGCCACCCCGGCAGGGCCCCGCACCTCCGCGCCCCGTAACTGCCTGCGCTTCCACGCGGCTGCCGGTACCGGCATCTGCCTCCGCGCCACCGGCGGGGTGGTCCCCGGTCACGAAGCCGTGCTGCTGGACGCGCGGTTGCGCCCCGTCCGTACATTCCCGGTGCCCGGGATGCCCACTCGCGCCCGCGTATCGCCGAGCGGACGGCTGGTGGCGTGGACGGTCTTCGTCAGCGGAGACTCGTACGCGGGCAGCGCCTTCTCCACCCGTACCGCCGTTTACGACAGCCGCACCGGCAGCCTCCGGCCCGACCTGGAAAAGTTCGCCGTGATCAAGGACGGTCGCCGCCACCGGGCCGCCGACCACAACTTCTGGGGCGTCACTTTCGCCGCCGACGACAACCGTTTCTACGCGACCCTCGCCACCCGTGGCCGTACGTACCTCGTCGAGGGCGACCTGGGACGGCGCACACTGCGGACCCTGCGCGAGAACGTCGAATGCCCGTCCCTCTCCCCGGACGGCACTCGTGTCGCCTTCAAGAAACGCGTCCCCGGCGCATCCGCCAGTACGCCCTGGCGGCTGTACGTCCTGGACCTGCGTACCGGCCGTGAGACCGCGCTCGCGGAGCGCAGAAGCGTCGACGACCAGGCCCTGTGGCTGAACGGCCGCACTCTTCTCTACGCCCTGCCCGGCGACTTCGGAGCCGACCTCTGGTCGGTCCCTGCGGACGGCGGCGGCACACCCCGCATGGCCGTGAAGTCCGGCACGTCTCCGGCCGTGCTCCCCTGA
- a CDS encoding helix-turn-helix transcriptional regulator, with translation MAATANADAPVGRGELIALLDRALGADGRAVLTGTAGVGKSAVATAVAALAESRGDSVLLLAPEEADRRIPGACAAALLASVPRTALDSLSGPQRLAIAMFRRETDAPDDGWDRIALRLAIVEVLRALAAVDPVLLVVDNAQWLDGESVDLLRFALRLTPPQVRILVAESVQGGAPLAEALCGPGARTVLVPPLDADEVAELLVRHSLPSRLAGRIHRASGGNPRLALALGRSLAEAREPVHHADTLPVSGQAREVARRLLAEASAPVHGTLLLAALAARPTTALLRRAGRPAAEAELAAAEEAGLVTVEEDGAVAFTAGALPTVLAADAGWTDRAAGHAALADAVDDPVEAVRHRALAVDTPDEELAAEVADAAAACRRRGKRALAAELGLLAAERTPLDRPAAELARLVDAAEDGGCAGRADLARRAARAVLARDASPADRVRARLAVIDSAGQALADLDETFAHAMADAAGDPALLALVQLRVAWKLNLCDGDPVRSCAAAAEAGALAAVGGDHVAEAMALTVRARMGRILGDPAAEGILAEALALPAPEVPLGMRNAPQYLAVRHALFDDRLADARAQLLVLLPAVERTGSAEDVFEVLRSLAEVELRGGRCAAALAHARRSVELTIEAGLSPGPAWYIAAMAEAMGGSFVRAAGYARRGVQASEEEHDQVFLSRSLYALGLVELVTGETTKAVATLRRVADSEAAQQVVDPSVLRWHGELAEALVAADAPDEAVALIDGVREVAVGLGRSGVVAALDRAYALGLAAGGDAGAAVRLLEDTSARFAELDLPVERGRTLLALARVERRRRRRAPARTALQSAAEVFTQAGARPWAELACESPARPDSGYGREGAPVLTEAEMRLAVLVGEGASNQEAAAKLFLSVKTVEARLTRIYQKLDVRSRAQLATALRGR, from the coding sequence GTGGCGGCGACCGCGAACGCTGACGCGCCCGTCGGGCGCGGTGAGCTCATCGCACTCCTCGACCGCGCGCTCGGCGCCGACGGCCGGGCCGTCCTCACCGGTACGGCAGGCGTCGGCAAGAGCGCGGTGGCGACGGCTGTCGCGGCTCTGGCCGAATCGCGCGGGGATTCCGTACTGCTGCTGGCCCCCGAAGAGGCCGACCGACGGATACCCGGGGCCTGTGCCGCCGCTCTGCTCGCTTCGGTGCCGCGCACGGCCCTGGACTCCCTGTCCGGACCACAGCGGCTGGCGATCGCGATGTTCCGGCGGGAGACCGACGCTCCGGACGACGGCTGGGACCGGATCGCGCTGCGGCTCGCGATCGTGGAGGTGCTGCGCGCACTCGCCGCGGTCGATCCGGTGCTGCTGGTGGTGGACAACGCGCAGTGGCTGGACGGAGAAAGCGTCGATCTGCTCCGTTTTGCCCTGCGGCTCACGCCTCCCCAGGTCCGCATCCTCGTGGCCGAAAGCGTCCAGGGCGGCGCACCGTTGGCGGAAGCCCTGTGCGGACCCGGCGCGCGGACCGTACTGGTGCCGCCGCTGGACGCCGACGAAGTGGCCGAGCTGCTCGTACGGCACAGCCTCCCGTCCCGCCTCGCGGGCCGGATCCACCGGGCCAGCGGCGGCAACCCGCGGCTCGCTCTGGCCCTCGGGCGGTCTCTGGCCGAGGCGCGTGAGCCCGTCCACCACGCGGACACGCTTCCGGTGTCGGGGCAGGCCCGCGAGGTCGCCCGGCGGCTGCTGGCCGAGGCGTCCGCCCCCGTGCACGGCACCCTGCTGCTGGCCGCGCTCGCCGCCCGGCCCACGACGGCGCTGCTCCGCCGGGCCGGCAGACCTGCGGCCGAGGCCGAACTGGCCGCCGCCGAGGAGGCCGGCCTGGTGACCGTCGAGGAGGACGGTGCGGTGGCCTTCACCGCCGGGGCGCTGCCCACGGTTCTGGCGGCGGATGCGGGCTGGACGGATCGCGCCGCGGGCCACGCCGCGCTGGCGGACGCGGTCGACGATCCGGTGGAGGCCGTACGTCACCGGGCGCTGGCCGTGGACACCCCCGACGAGGAGCTGGCCGCCGAGGTCGCCGACGCGGCGGCGGCCTGCCGGCGCCGGGGCAAGCGCGCCCTGGCGGCCGAACTCGGGCTGCTGGCCGCGGAACGCACCCCGCTGGACCGGCCGGCCGCCGAGCTGGCCCGGCTGGTCGACGCCGCCGAGGACGGTGGCTGCGCGGGACGCGCCGATCTGGCCCGCCGCGCCGCCAGGGCGGTCCTGGCCCGCGACGCCTCTCCGGCCGACCGGGTACGCGCCCGGCTGGCCGTCATCGACTCCGCCGGACAGGCGCTCGCCGACCTCGACGAGACCTTCGCACACGCGATGGCCGACGCCGCCGGTGATCCCGCGCTGCTGGCGCTGGTCCAGCTGCGGGTGGCGTGGAAGCTCAACCTGTGCGACGGGGACCCCGTACGCTCCTGCGCCGCCGCGGCCGAAGCGGGCGCCCTGGCGGCCGTCGGCGGCGATCACGTGGCCGAGGCGATGGCGCTGACCGTGCGCGCCCGGATGGGACGCATCCTGGGCGACCCGGCCGCCGAGGGGATCCTGGCCGAGGCGCTTGCCCTGCCCGCGCCCGAGGTACCGCTGGGGATGCGGAACGCCCCGCAGTACCTGGCGGTGCGGCACGCGCTCTTCGACGACCGGCTCGCCGACGCCAGGGCGCAACTGCTGGTGCTGCTGCCCGCGGTGGAACGTACCGGCTCCGCCGAGGACGTCTTCGAGGTCCTGCGGAGCCTTGCCGAGGTCGAGTTGCGCGGGGGCAGGTGCGCCGCGGCGCTCGCCCACGCACGCCGCTCCGTGGAGCTGACGATCGAGGCGGGCCTGTCACCAGGGCCCGCGTGGTACATCGCGGCCATGGCCGAAGCCATGGGCGGCAGCTTCGTCCGGGCCGCCGGGTACGCGCGGCGGGGAGTGCAGGCCTCCGAGGAGGAACACGACCAGGTGTTCCTGTCCCGCAGCCTGTACGCGCTGGGGCTGGTGGAACTGGTCACGGGCGAGACCACGAAGGCGGTCGCCACCCTGCGCCGGGTGGCCGATTCGGAGGCCGCTCAGCAGGTCGTCGACCCCTCGGTGCTGCGCTGGCACGGAGAGCTGGCCGAGGCGCTGGTGGCGGCGGACGCGCCCGACGAGGCGGTGGCGCTGATCGACGGTGTCCGTGAGGTCGCGGTCGGTCTGGGCCGGTCCGGGGTGGTGGCCGCCCTCGACCGCGCGTACGCGCTGGGCCTGGCCGCCGGTGGCGACGCGGGCGCCGCGGTCCGTCTCCTGGAGGACACCTCAGCGCGCTTCGCCGAACTGGACCTGCCCGTGGAACGCGGCCGGACCCTGCTCGCCCTGGCCCGTGTCGAACGGCGCCGCCGCAGGCGGGCCCCCGCGCGCACCGCCCTCCAGAGCGCGGCCGAAGTGTTCACCCAGGCAGGCGCGAGGCCGTGGGCGGAGCTGGCCTGCGAGTCTCCGGCCCGGCCGGACAGCGGCTACGGGCGTGAGGGGGCGCCCGTACTCACCGAGGCGGAGATGCGGTTGGCGGTGCTGGTCGGCGAGGGGGCGAGCAACCAGGAGGCGGCGGCGAAGCTGTTCCTCAGCGTCAAAACGGTGGAGGCCAGGCTGACCCGTATCTACCAGAAGCTGGATGTACGCTCCAGAGCCCAGCTGGCCACCGCACTGCGCGGAAGGTGA
- a CDS encoding galactokinase, whose amino-acid sequence MLDLARRHTADPLFRLVAYALESAHDRPPATVWSAPHAFHLGSPHLVAAAGWPVAAAAAPRDDGLVRLSSLAHPAQSCELPLTGPPQPHPAWAARTYTLLRTMARAGYGRGGIDLHIHSTLTAATGLSSAEPLECAVALAVADLYARPHTGPARPRPPRGRVAALVRDAAPDGDNALRQAVLFARPGRALLLGGGHGGRRHVRLDPAEYGARLMLLVTRGDSPGGGDVRRAVACARRAGATADWWPGPQPERSGLVLLPYDRLAAVRTGVAEEFRSRGLPVPRLVNITVAGAARREE is encoded by the coding sequence GTGCTGGACCTCGCCCGCCGCCACACCGCCGACCCGCTCTTCCGGCTCGTCGCGTACGCCCTCGAATCGGCGCACGACCGACCCCCGGCCACGGTGTGGAGCGCCCCGCACGCCTTCCACCTCGGCTCGCCGCACCTCGTCGCCGCCGCAGGCTGGCCCGTGGCAGCCGCCGCCGCGCCACGGGACGACGGTCTCGTACGGCTGAGCTCGCTCGCCCACCCCGCACAGAGCTGCGAACTCCCGCTCACAGGACCGCCGCAGCCCCACCCCGCCTGGGCCGCCCGCACCTACACCCTCCTGCGCACCATGGCCCGCGCCGGATACGGCCGCGGCGGAATCGACCTGCACATCCACTCCACGCTGACCGCCGCGACCGGTCTTTCGAGCGCCGAACCGCTGGAGTGCGCCGTGGCGCTCGCGGTCGCCGACCTGTACGCCCGCCCGCACACCGGCCCCGCCAGGCCGCGCCCACCGCGCGGCAGGGTGGCCGCCCTCGTCCGGGACGCCGCGCCCGACGGCGACAACGCGCTGCGCCAGGCCGTGCTGTTCGCCCGGCCCGGCCGGGCTCTGCTGCTCGGCGGAGGCCACGGAGGCCGACGCCATGTCCGCCTCGACCCGGCCGAGTACGGGGCGCGGCTGATGCTGCTGGTGACGCGCGGCGACAGCCCGGGCGGGGGCGATGTCCGGCGCGCTGTGGCGTGTGCGCGGCGTGCGGGTGCCACCGCCGACTGGTGGCCCGGTCCGCAGCCGGAGCGCAGCGGGCTGGTGCTGCTGCCGTACGACCGGCTGGCGGCCGTACGTACCGGTGTGGCCGAGGAGTTCCGCAGCCGCGGACTTCCCGTGCCGCGCCTGGTGAACATCACCGTGGCGGGCGCGGCCCGCCGCGAAGAGTGA
- a CDS encoding class I SAM-dependent methyltransferase, translating to MTQPRTRVPWAALVALAGLTAGTVRARRRLAAVPVLDLAPEASSPPRNEWHLITARGVEVDDATFLAAVAHAERTGLQVLDLLPGLLDTERALSLLRILDLSAHRYARTAEGRGAGHAVLVGEDVRRRAGIDPGTELGTDLGTAELHTLLKRLKEYAATATGVAIAPGLAAPTPDLSLRAAELRAQGLPPGLVATAQLVGLALLLRAAFEDRRCGAAAAALYCVQPVLVLGGPRSPLRPADLPRAAAARPLHSLGAALRTAVSARPGPGPSPELEELRPYYTAELKAGTDRFFEDRRPDCPWCGSDRLSVRTRVPDLFQGKPGRFTLEQCGDCGHVFQNPRLSLDGLDFYYRDFYDGLGDGGADVVFARMGRSYRDRAEMLKPFGTPAAWLDVGTGHGHFCDSARDVWPDTRFDGLDMAAAVREAEARGWVTAAHHGQFPDLAAGLAHRYDTVSMYHYLEHTRDPLAELDAAAAVLPTGGHLLIELPDPESRLARLLGPAWLPWFQPQHQHLIPVANLRRALAERGFTVLAEEHGAAHQSCDFFGAVLLTANRLAPDPYAPWGPGRATPAGRAFRAAVQTVSLPCYAAAAALDGVRSSVARATDGGNAYRLLARRTPADTEGR from the coding sequence ATGACACAGCCCCGTACCCGCGTCCCATGGGCGGCTCTCGTTGCGCTGGCCGGACTCACCGCCGGGACCGTGCGCGCCCGCCGCAGACTGGCCGCCGTACCAGTCCTGGACCTTGCCCCCGAGGCGAGCAGCCCGCCCCGGAACGAATGGCACCTGATCACCGCACGCGGTGTCGAAGTCGACGACGCCACCTTCCTCGCCGCCGTCGCCCACGCTGAACGAACCGGCTTGCAGGTACTCGACCTGCTGCCCGGCCTCCTCGACACGGAGCGCGCTCTGAGCCTGCTCCGCATCCTCGACCTCAGCGCCCACCGCTATGCCCGCACGGCCGAGGGCCGGGGCGCCGGGCACGCCGTACTCGTCGGCGAGGACGTCCGGCGCCGAGCCGGAATCGATCCCGGCACCGAACTCGGTACCGACCTCGGCACCGCCGAACTCCACACCCTCCTCAAGCGCTTGAAGGAGTACGCCGCCACCGCGACCGGCGTCGCCATCGCCCCCGGCCTGGCCGCCCCCACCCCCGACCTCAGTCTGCGGGCCGCAGAGCTCCGCGCCCAAGGGCTGCCCCCGGGCCTGGTGGCCACCGCCCAACTGGTCGGTCTGGCCCTGCTCCTGCGCGCGGCCTTCGAGGACCGGCGCTGCGGCGCTGCGGCCGCCGCTCTCTACTGCGTGCAGCCCGTCCTCGTCCTCGGCGGTCCCCGGAGCCCTCTGCGCCCGGCCGACCTGCCCCGGGCCGCCGCCGCGCGTCCCCTGCACTCCCTCGGCGCCGCACTCCGTACCGCCGTGAGCGCCCGCCCCGGCCCCGGACCGTCGCCCGAACTGGAGGAGCTCCGGCCGTACTACACCGCCGAACTGAAAGCCGGCACCGACCGGTTCTTCGAGGACCGTCGCCCCGACTGCCCCTGGTGCGGCTCCGACCGTCTCTCCGTACGTACCCGCGTCCCCGACCTGTTCCAGGGCAAGCCTGGCCGGTTCACCCTCGAACAGTGCGGCGACTGCGGCCACGTTTTCCAGAACCCCCGCCTCTCCCTCGACGGCCTCGACTTCTACTACCGCGACTTCTACGACGGCCTCGGTGACGGCGGCGCCGACGTCGTGTTCGCCAGGATGGGCCGCTCGTACCGCGACCGCGCCGAAATGCTGAAACCCTTCGGGACGCCCGCCGCCTGGCTCGACGTCGGCACCGGGCACGGCCACTTCTGCGACAGCGCGCGCGACGTCTGGCCCGACACCCGCTTCGACGGCCTGGACATGGCTGCCGCCGTGCGGGAGGCGGAGGCGCGCGGCTGGGTCACTGCCGCCCACCACGGCCAGTTCCCCGACCTCGCCGCCGGGCTCGCCCACCGCTACGACACGGTCAGCATGTACCACTACCTGGAGCACACCCGCGACCCGCTCGCCGAACTCGACGCGGCCGCCGCCGTACTGCCCACCGGCGGACATCTGCTCATCGAGCTGCCCGACCCCGAATCGCGCCTCGCCCGCCTCCTGGGCCCCGCCTGGCTGCCCTGGTTCCAGCCCCAGCACCAGCACCTCATCCCGGTCGCCAACCTCCGCCGTGCGCTGGCAGAGCGCGGATTCACCGTCCTCGCCGAGGAGCACGGCGCCGCCCACCAGTCCTGCGACTTCTTCGGCGCCGTCCTCCTCACCGCGAACCGCCTCGCTCCCGACCCGTACGCCCCCTGGGGCCCTGGCCGCGCCACCCCGGCGGGGCGGGCGTTCCGTGCGGCCGTGCAGACCGTGTCGCTGCCGTGCTACGCCGCCGCTGCGGCCCTGGACGGAGTGCGTTCGTCGGTGGCCCGTGCCACCGACGGCGGCAACGCCTACCGCCTGCTCGCCCGCAGGACACCCGCCGACACGGAAGGAAGGTGA
- a CDS encoding MFS transporter, whose protein sequence is MYLSASRAADTTAGVRRTRPRPPRGTRTRRAVAGNVIALGAVSLVTDVSAEMVTAVLPLYLVVGLGMSPLAFGALDGLYQGASALSRLAGGHVADRAQRRKLVAGAGYAVSAGCKLALLAATTPWAVGAVLATDRTGKGLRTAPRDALISLSCLPEEQGRAFGVHRAMDTAGALLGPLAAFAVLWAARDGYDAVFVVSFCAAALGVLLLVLFVREPSSTITARRKGADKNGDKNADKNRDKDTDKKRHRPGALRSLARTSGLPRLCLIAALLGVVTVSDSFLYLLLQRRLDLPAPYFPLLPVGAAAGFLLLAVPLGHLADRIGRRQVFLAGHGALLIAYVLLLTPWGGGLAAAGAVLVLLGAFYAATDGVLMAAAGPLLPTDLRASGLALVQTAQALARFAGSLLFGAGWMYFGPEGALTVAAAGLAVALAAVAALSTLRPHLHRHRHLHRRSPS, encoded by the coding sequence GTGTACCTGTCGGCAAGCCGGGCCGCCGACACCACGGCGGGCGTACGCCGCACGCGGCCGCGCCCGCCGCGCGGCACCAGGACCCGCCGCGCCGTCGCCGGCAACGTCATCGCCCTCGGCGCGGTCAGCCTGGTCACGGATGTCTCAGCAGAAATGGTCACCGCCGTACTGCCGCTGTATCTCGTGGTCGGCCTCGGCATGTCCCCGCTCGCCTTCGGCGCCCTCGACGGCCTCTACCAGGGCGCAAGTGCCCTGTCCCGGCTGGCCGGTGGCCATGTCGCCGACCGCGCCCAGCGCCGCAAGCTGGTGGCGGGCGCCGGTTATGCCGTGTCCGCCGGCTGCAAACTCGCCCTGCTCGCGGCCACGACGCCGTGGGCGGTCGGTGCGGTACTCGCCACCGACCGCACCGGCAAGGGGCTGCGCACCGCCCCGCGCGACGCACTCATCTCCCTGTCCTGCCTGCCCGAGGAGCAGGGCCGCGCCTTCGGGGTGCACCGGGCGATGGACACCGCGGGCGCGCTGCTCGGCCCGCTCGCGGCCTTCGCCGTGCTGTGGGCCGCTCGTGACGGTTACGACGCCGTGTTCGTGGTCAGCTTCTGCGCCGCAGCACTCGGCGTACTGCTGCTCGTGCTGTTCGTACGGGAGCCGTCCTCCACCATTACGGCCCGGAGGAAGGGCGCGGACAAGAACGGGGACAAGAACGCGGACAAGAATCGGGACAAGGACACTGACAAGAAGAGGCACCGGCCGGGTGCCCTGCGTTCCCTGGCCCGCACTTCGGGCCTGCCTCGCCTGTGTCTGATCGCCGCGCTGCTCGGCGTGGTCACCGTCAGCGACTCGTTCCTCTATCTGCTGCTGCAGCGCCGCCTCGACCTGCCCGCCCCGTACTTCCCGCTGCTGCCCGTCGGCGCCGCCGCCGGATTCCTGCTGCTGGCCGTGCCGCTGGGGCACCTGGCCGACCGGATCGGCCGTCGGCAGGTCTTCCTCGCGGGGCACGGGGCGCTGCTCATCGCGTACGTGCTGTTGCTCACCCCCTGGGGCGGCGGACTGGCGGCGGCCGGAGCCGTACTCGTACTGCTCGGCGCGTTCTACGCGGCCACCGACGGCGTACTGATGGCCGCCGCCGGCCCGTTGCTGCCCACGGACCTGAGGGCGAGCGGCCTCGCGCTCGTCCAGACCGCGCAAGCCCTCGCCCGCTTCGCGGGCTCACTGCTCTTCGGCGCGGGCTGGATGTACTTCGGGCCGGAAGGCGCCCTGACCGTGGCCGCCGCCGGTCTGGCCGTCGCGCTGGCAGCGGTCGCCGCCCTGTCCACCCTCCGCCCCCACCTCCACCGCCACCGCCACCTCCACCGACGGAGTCCCTCATGA
- a CDS encoding glycosyltransferase, with protein MKLLFVVPPFAGHVNPTVAVAAELTARGHDVAWTGPAEVLHQLLPAGAELYPSGDSAETGGYGTLHEHWRDLRGVAALRFLWEEAIIPLAHAMLPGVERAVDAYAPDVLVVDQQALAGAVVAGRRGLPWVTSASTSAEFTRPFAGFPRVGEWVADRIAGLLAACGAPAGWDARFSDRLVLVFSTPELVGADEMYPQHYAFVGPALGPRPSDGSSFPWQRLDPVRRRVLVSLGTLNREAGGRFYATVLRAVDQLADRVQLILAAPADAVGEVPDHVLLQEYVPQLQLLPHLDAVVSHGGHNTVCEALAHGLPLVVAPIRDDQPIVAQQVEAAGAGVRVRFGRARAGELRDALEAVLDDPAHRHAARRIQASFAAAGGAVAAADRLEKLT; from the coding sequence ATGAAGCTGCTCTTCGTCGTCCCGCCGTTCGCCGGACACGTGAACCCCACGGTCGCCGTCGCCGCCGAGCTGACCGCCCGCGGACACGACGTCGCCTGGACGGGCCCGGCCGAGGTACTGCATCAACTGCTGCCCGCAGGCGCCGAGTTGTACCCCTCCGGCGACAGTGCGGAAACCGGCGGCTACGGCACGCTGCACGAGCACTGGCGCGACCTGCGCGGCGTCGCAGCCCTGCGCTTCCTGTGGGAGGAGGCGATCATCCCGCTCGCCCACGCCATGCTGCCCGGCGTCGAGAGGGCGGTCGACGCGTACGCCCCCGATGTACTCGTCGTCGATCAGCAGGCGCTCGCCGGAGCTGTGGTCGCGGGGCGACGCGGGCTGCCGTGGGTGACGTCCGCGTCGACCTCGGCGGAGTTCACCCGGCCCTTCGCCGGCTTCCCCCGGGTGGGGGAGTGGGTGGCGGACCGGATCGCCGGACTGCTCGCGGCCTGCGGGGCGCCCGCGGGCTGGGACGCGCGCTTCTCGGACCGCCTGGTCCTTGTCTTCTCCACGCCCGAACTGGTCGGCGCCGACGAGATGTACCCCCAGCACTACGCCTTCGTCGGCCCGGCCCTCGGCCCGCGCCCCTCGGACGGCTCGTCCTTCCCGTGGCAGCGGCTGGATCCCGTACGACGCCGGGTTCTGGTCTCGCTCGGGACGCTCAACCGGGAGGCGGGCGGCCGGTTCTACGCCACGGTCCTGCGGGCCGTGGATCAGCTGGCCGACCGCGTCCAGCTGATCCTGGCCGCGCCCGCGGACGCCGTCGGCGAGGTGCCGGACCACGTCCTTCTCCAGGAGTACGTCCCCCAACTCCAGCTGCTCCCGCACCTCGACGCCGTCGTCAGCCACGGCGGCCACAACACCGTCTGCGAGGCCCTCGCCCACGGCCTGCCCCTGGTCGTCGCGCCGATCCGCGACGACCAGCCGATCGTCGCCCAGCAGGTCGAGGCGGCCGGAGCAGGCGTCCGGGTGCGCTTCGGCCGGGCCCGCGCGGGCGAGCTGCGCGACGCACTCGAAGCCGTACTCGACGACCCCGCGCACCGCCACGCCGCCCGCCGCATCCAGGCGTCCTTCGCCGCGGCCGGCGGTGCCGTGGCCGCGGCCGACCGGTTGGAGAAGCTGACATGA